The following are encoded in a window of Cucurbita pepo subsp. pepo cultivar mu-cu-16 chromosome LG12, ASM280686v2, whole genome shotgun sequence genomic DNA:
- the LOC111807652 gene encoding uncharacterized protein LOC111807652 isoform X3, with translation MVPIASQLLTLELQLHTNSRSMDENLKIQRFEVPPSASDFEFLIESRDVPAVLVGCVKDWRAVSEWNPYNGGLDNLQVVFQRSRCQNEVLHVRCSLADMNETKSHEHVVPSIRRME, from the exons ATGGTTCCCATTGCCTCTCAGTTACTTACACTCGAGCTTCAACTCCACACGAACTCCCGATCGATGGACGAAAATCTGAAAATCCAACGCTTTGAAGTTCCTCCTTCGGCCTCAGACTTCGAGTTTCTCATTGAATCTCGCGACGTTCCCGCT GTTCTTGTAGGATGCGTTAAGGACTGGAGAGCTGTATCGGAGTGGAATCCGTACAATGGCGGCCTTGACAATCTACAGGTTGTATTTCAACGTTCCCGCT GTCAGAACGAAGTTTTGCATGTGCGTTGTTCTCTTGCTGACATGAATGAAACAAAGAGCCATGAGCATGTCGTACCAAGTATCAGAAGGATGG
- the LOC111807652 gene encoding uncharacterized protein LOC111807652 isoform X2 → MVPIASQLLTLELQLHTNSRSMDENLKIQRFEVPPSASDFEFLIESRDVPAVLVGCVKDWRAVSEWNPYNGGLDNLQVVFQRSRCQNEVLHVRCSLADMNETKSHEHVVPSIRRMGVQECAG, encoded by the exons ATGGTTCCCATTGCCTCTCAGTTACTTACACTCGAGCTTCAACTCCACACGAACTCCCGATCGATGGACGAAAATCTGAAAATCCAACGCTTTGAAGTTCCTCCTTCGGCCTCAGACTTCGAGTTTCTCATTGAATCTCGCGACGTTCCCGCT GTTCTTGTAGGATGCGTTAAGGACTGGAGAGCTGTATCGGAGTGGAATCCGTACAATGGCGGCCTTGACAATCTACAGGTTGTATTTCAACGTTCCCGCT GTCAGAACGAAGTTTTGCATGTGCGTTGTTCTCTTGCTGACATGAATGAAACAAAGAGCCATGAGCATGTCGTACCAAGTATCAGAAGGATGG
- the LOC111807652 gene encoding uncharacterized protein LOC111807652 isoform X4: MVPIASQLLTLELQLHTNSRSMDENLKIQRFEVPPSASDFEFLIESRDVPAVLVGCVKDWRAVSEWNPYNGGLDNLQVVFQRSRCYCARVGFDIFKIQVRTKFCMCVVLLLT; this comes from the exons ATGGTTCCCATTGCCTCTCAGTTACTTACACTCGAGCTTCAACTCCACACGAACTCCCGATCGATGGACGAAAATCTGAAAATCCAACGCTTTGAAGTTCCTCCTTCGGCCTCAGACTTCGAGTTTCTCATTGAATCTCGCGACGTTCCCGCT GTTCTTGTAGGATGCGTTAAGGACTGGAGAGCTGTATCGGAGTGGAATCCGTACAATGGCGGCCTTGACAATCTACAGGTTGTATTTCAACGTTCCCGCT gCTATTGTGCTAGAGTTGGGTTCGACATCTTTAAAATTCAGGTCAGAACGAAGTTTTGCATGTGCGTTGTTCTCTTGCTGACATGA
- the LOC111807652 gene encoding uncharacterized protein LOC111807652 isoform X7, translated as MVPIASQLLTLELQLHTNSRSMDENLKIQRFEVPPSASDFEFLIESRDVPAVLVGCVKDWRAVSEWNPYNGGLDNLQVVFQRSRCVQECAG; from the exons ATGGTTCCCATTGCCTCTCAGTTACTTACACTCGAGCTTCAACTCCACACGAACTCCCGATCGATGGACGAAAATCTGAAAATCCAACGCTTTGAAGTTCCTCCTTCGGCCTCAGACTTCGAGTTTCTCATTGAATCTCGCGACGTTCCCGCT GTTCTTGTAGGATGCGTTAAGGACTGGAGAGCTGTATCGGAGTGGAATCCGTACAATGGCGGCCTTGACAATCTACAGGTTGTATTTCAACGTTCCCGCT